One Pseudodesulfovibrio cashew DNA window includes the following coding sequences:
- a CDS encoding NAD(P)-dependent oxidoreductase, protein MRILANDGLVEEARRFLKHRGFTVDTEKRDEEDLLGEIGSFDALLVRSATKVSRRLLEAGVSGNGKLKIVGRGGIGTDNIDLEAAKELGVIVKFAPNGNLNATSEHALGLMFAIARKVPLAHHTLMGGTWHKKRFLGVELFGKTLGIIGCGRIGQALAAKAGALGMKVIGFDPYPSLDAAVEYKDTLPELLAQADFVSLHCGGCDAIIDADAISHMKETAFLINASRGKNVSEDALYEALQTGRIAGAALDCYETEPKREGQPFECRLRELDNVVLSAHLGASTTNAGVRTGMEIAEVVSAYLLRGDYANSVNVGQTVQEEGTQVYTIFITHRDTPGMFGRFGTLLGEMGVNIRENNSRKLGEQVQTVYVVHAKPTEEVRQALADVEGVSRVSI, encoded by the coding sequence ATGCGGATACTCGCCAATGACGGTCTGGTGGAGGAAGCGCGGCGGTTCCTGAAGCATCGGGGATTCACCGTGGACACGGAGAAGCGCGACGAGGAGGATCTCCTGGGCGAGATCGGCTCCTTTGACGCGCTGCTCGTCCGGTCGGCGACCAAGGTCTCGCGGCGGCTGCTCGAAGCCGGGGTCTCCGGCAACGGCAAGCTCAAGATCGTAGGGCGCGGCGGCATCGGCACGGACAACATCGACCTTGAGGCGGCCAAGGAGCTGGGCGTCATCGTCAAATTCGCGCCCAACGGCAACCTCAACGCCACATCCGAACACGCCCTGGGGCTCATGTTCGCCATTGCCCGCAAGGTGCCGCTGGCACACCACACGCTCATGGGCGGCACCTGGCACAAGAAGCGCTTCCTGGGCGTGGAGCTGTTCGGCAAGACACTCGGCATCATCGGCTGCGGGCGTATCGGCCAGGCCCTGGCCGCCAAGGCGGGCGCCCTGGGCATGAAGGTCATCGGCTTTGACCCCTACCCTTCTCTTGACGCCGCCGTGGAGTACAAGGACACCCTGCCTGAACTCCTCGCACAAGCGGACTTCGTCTCCCTGCACTGCGGCGGCTGCGACGCCATCATCGACGCCGACGCCATCTCGCACATGAAGGAGACCGCCTTCCTCATCAACGCCTCGCGCGGCAAGAACGTATCCGAGGACGCCCTGTACGAGGCGCTCCAGACCGGCCGGATCGCAGGAGCCGCACTGGACTGCTACGAGACCGAACCCAAGCGCGAGGGGCAGCCCTTCGAATGCCGCTTGCGCGAGCTCGATAACGTGGTGCTCTCGGCCCACCTGGGCGCGTCCACCACCAACGCGGGCGTGCGCACCGGCATGGAGATCGCCGAGGTGGTCTCCGCCTACCTGCTGCGCGGAGATTACGCCAACTCCGTCAACGTGGGCCAGACCGTCCAGGAGGAAGGCACCCAGGTCTACACCATCTTCATCACCCACCGCGACACGCCCGGCATGTTCGGCCGGTTCGGCACCCTGCTGGGCGAGATGGGCGTGAACATCCGCGAGAACAACTCCCGCAAGCTCGGCGAGCAGGTCCAGACCGTCTACGTGGTGCATGCGAAGCCCACCGAGGAGGTGCGGCAGGCATTGGCCGATGTCGAGGGCGTCAGCAGGGTGAGTATTTAG
- a CDS encoding pyridoxal-phosphate-dependent aminotransferase family protein, with product MSIQNFAPLKLFITGPTYIRQEVRQAAALPEFGHRDSENELRFGPIFENLKKLAGADDDYEAVLFLGSGSTGMEASVRSLVADDESILNVSVGAFGDMYYTLAESNGKKAENLKFDYGQPIDMDILDAKLKEMRPDVVSFTHNETSTGVVNDMKAVCELIRENGAMPLVDGVSIFGGADLDLKNSGAAMYSTATQKALALNAGFGIGFISKEAEEKAARVQNKGHHHDISKHLVLARKHQTLTTPNCALANQMCVQLDYIVNNEGIAARFARHIEMRGMVEKWVEGLDGFDMFAPEGYRSPTVSTVVCPEGVTVAQLKQGVKEALRGEGYLMDPGYGKLNAALEEAGRRQVIRIGHMGDITPDMLGEYLGKLETELKKL from the coding sequence ATGAGCATACAGAATTTTGCACCGTTGAAGCTCTTCATCACCGGCCCCACATACATCCGCCAAGAGGTCAGGCAGGCCGCCGCCCTGCCCGAGTTCGGCCACCGCGACAGCGAAAACGAGCTGCGCTTCGGTCCCATCTTCGAGAACCTCAAGAAGCTGGCCGGGGCAGACGACGACTACGAGGCCGTCCTGTTCCTGGGCTCCGGCTCCACCGGCATGGAGGCCTCGGTGCGCTCCCTCGTGGCCGACGACGAATCCATCCTGAACGTGTCGGTGGGAGCGTTCGGCGACATGTACTACACCCTGGCCGAGTCCAACGGGAAAAAGGCCGAAAACCTCAAGTTCGACTACGGCCAGCCCATCGACATGGACATTCTGGACGCCAAGCTCAAGGAAATGCGCCCGGACGTGGTATCCTTCACCCACAACGAGACTTCCACCGGCGTGGTCAACGACATGAAGGCCGTCTGCGAACTGATCCGCGAGAACGGCGCCATGCCCCTGGTGGACGGCGTGTCCATCTTCGGCGGCGCAGACCTGGACCTCAAGAACTCCGGGGCCGCCATGTACTCCACGGCCACCCAGAAGGCCCTGGCCCTGAACGCCGGGTTCGGCATCGGCTTCATCAGCAAGGAGGCCGAGGAAAAGGCCGCCCGGGTGCAGAACAAGGGCCACCACCACGACATCTCCAAGCACCTGGTCCTGGCGCGCAAGCACCAGACCCTGACCACGCCCAACTGCGCCCTGGCCAACCAGATGTGCGTGCAGCTCGACTACATCGTCAACAATGAGGGCATCGCCGCCCGCTTCGCCCGCCACATCGAGATGCGCGGCATGGTCGAGAAGTGGGTGGAAGGCCTGGACGGGTTCGACATGTTCGCGCCCGAGGGCTACCGCTCGCCCACCGTGTCCACCGTGGTCTGTCCCGAAGGGGTCACCGTGGCCCAGCTCAAGCAGGGCGTGAAGGAAGCGCTCCGGGGCGAGGGCTACCTCATGGACCCGGGCTACGGAAAGCTCAACGCGGCCCTGGAGGAAGCGGGCCGCAGGCAGGTCATCCGCATCGGACACATGGGCGACATCACGCCGGACATGCTCGGCGAATATCTCGGCAAACTCGAAACGGAGCTGAAGAAGTTGTAA
- a CDS encoding AmiS/UreI family transporter, whose product MTTALLVLIAVMWIPVALLNIGKGEPKGTGAVSALVGVIVVFGAILQAAVFGDAFTAGLLFAHGILYCCVGYALLTGLEDLRSVGNVSLTVALISAIYALCFYYGGPVMPDGTRLVAPSMYLAMACVGYTVLTLEVWMAFYGKLNPGVVAWSLLIWVPIGLWIPAFYLMTAGTLPF is encoded by the coding sequence ATGACGACCGCGCTTCTCGTACTGATTGCTGTCATGTGGATTCCCGTGGCCCTGCTGAACATCGGCAAGGGCGAACCCAAAGGAACCGGTGCCGTGTCCGCCCTGGTCGGTGTCATTGTGGTCTTTGGGGCGATCCTGCAGGCCGCCGTGTTCGGAGACGCCTTCACTGCAGGGCTGCTTTTCGCCCATGGCATCCTCTACTGCTGCGTGGGCTACGCCCTGCTGACCGGCCTGGAAGACCTGCGTTCGGTGGGTAACGTCAGCCTGACCGTGGCCCTCATCTCCGCCATTTACGCTCTCTGTTTCTACTACGGCGGTCCTGTCATGCCCGACGGCACTCGTCTCGTGGCTCCGAGCATGTACCTGGCCATGGCCTGCGTTGGCTACACCGTGCTGACCCTGGAAGTCTGGATGGCTTTCTACGGTAAACTCAACCCCGGCGTTGTGGCCTGGTCCCTGCTCATCTGGGTCCCGATCGGGCTGTGGATTCCCGCCTTTTACCTGATGACCGCCGGCACCCTGCCTTTCTAA
- the polA gene encoding DNA polymerase I, translated as MSLKERLNFDKEPVYLIDGTALLYRAFYARAGLSRSDGFPTNAINTVLRVLMNLIRDEQPSHVAFVMDGKGPTFRHAAYDQYKAQRPAMPEALAEQIEPVRRGVELLGVKLLVSEGVEADDCICSLAARYKADRPVIILASDKDLKQCLDRDVVMVSQNGRNETIHTLESFREAEGMEPATWPDFQAVIGDSADNIPGIPKVGPVTARKIFDETGPTLEDLRANYTRLPEKLQAKIEPELDNIFLYRQLTRMKPDCCDEPVNTFALRDPERDKLLAFLEEYELKGLERMVPRPAEKKAAPMAAADGGQYSLFGAPQAELDEENEFKVVETTDVTTLPSLAGEDVGLVFEDDTLFLGLEGKEYRYTGPLPALIRALEHASVIATPSVQELLRADDAWGHILSSQWFDLSLAAYLLDPEMRNYVWPRLRLSLYQDARPEFAEAAQNLHRQSQGLAALAYMQGIQGQVRTAHLGPLMRDLEIPLIPVLVSMEKAGITIDLGAFSDFLDDVSDQLAELTRSIIGHAGEEFNIRSSQQLAVVLFDTLGIQAGIKTATGMRSTANPVLEKIRGAHPIVEDILEYRMLEKLRSTYLEPLPKLVDEDSRLHTSFNQLATATGRLSSSKPNLQNIPIRGKYGPRMRACFTAAPGNSLAAADYSQIELRVLAHFSKDPALLDAFRNNEDIHSRTAALLADKSVDAITPDERRNAKTINFGLIYGMGVQKLARELKITQNEAKEFTERYFEKLATLKGYYDSIIKDAETDGFVTTLAGRRRLLPELHSRNNMQASEARRQAVNTVIQGTAADIIKMAMVAAYGDKELKALGARLLLQVHDELIIEAPEANIEQAGARLVEIMQQAAKLDVPLKVDMGVGRNWAEAH; from the coding sequence ATGTCTCTCAAAGAACGCCTCAATTTCGACAAGGAACCCGTCTACCTCATTGACGGAACGGCCCTGCTCTACCGGGCCTTTTACGCCCGAGCCGGGCTGTCGCGCTCCGATGGCTTCCCGACCAACGCCATCAACACGGTGCTGCGCGTGCTCATGAACCTCATCCGGGACGAGCAGCCCAGCCACGTGGCATTCGTCATGGACGGCAAGGGCCCCACCTTTCGCCACGCCGCCTACGACCAGTACAAGGCCCAGCGCCCCGCCATGCCCGAGGCCCTGGCCGAACAGATCGAGCCGGTCAGGCGCGGCGTGGAACTGCTCGGCGTCAAGCTCCTGGTCTCCGAGGGAGTCGAGGCGGACGACTGCATCTGCTCCCTGGCCGCCCGGTACAAGGCAGACCGCCCGGTAATCATCCTGGCCTCGGACAAGGACCTCAAGCAGTGCCTGGACCGGGATGTGGTCATGGTCAGCCAGAACGGCCGCAACGAGACCATCCACACCCTGGAGAGCTTCCGCGAAGCCGAGGGCATGGAGCCCGCCACCTGGCCGGACTTCCAGGCCGTTATCGGCGACTCGGCGGACAACATCCCCGGCATCCCCAAGGTCGGCCCGGTCACGGCCCGCAAGATCTTCGACGAGACCGGCCCCACCCTGGAGGACCTCCGCGCCAACTACACCCGGCTGCCCGAGAAGCTCCAGGCCAAGATCGAGCCCGAGCTGGACAACATCTTTCTCTACCGACAACTGACCCGCATGAAGCCCGACTGCTGCGACGAGCCGGTGAACACCTTTGCCCTGCGCGACCCCGAGCGCGACAAGCTGCTCGCCTTTCTGGAGGAATACGAGCTCAAGGGGCTCGAGCGCATGGTACCCAGACCCGCCGAGAAAAAGGCCGCTCCCATGGCGGCCGCAGACGGCGGACAGTATTCCCTGTTCGGAGCTCCCCAGGCGGAACTCGACGAGGAGAATGAGTTCAAAGTCGTCGAGACGACGGACGTCACAACCCTGCCTTCCCTAGCGGGCGAAGACGTGGGGCTCGTGTTCGAGGACGACACCCTCTTCCTCGGGCTCGAGGGCAAGGAATATCGCTACACCGGGCCGCTCCCGGCCCTGATCCGTGCTCTGGAACACGCCTCGGTCATCGCCACGCCGTCTGTGCAGGAACTGCTCCGGGCGGACGACGCCTGGGGCCATATTCTTTCTTCCCAATGGTTCGACCTCAGCCTGGCCGCCTACCTCCTCGACCCGGAGATGAGAAACTACGTCTGGCCGCGCCTGCGCCTCTCCCTGTACCAGGACGCCCGGCCCGAATTTGCCGAAGCCGCGCAAAATCTTCACCGGCAGTCCCAGGGACTGGCCGCGCTGGCCTACATGCAAGGCATTCAGGGCCAGGTGCGGACCGCCCACCTCGGACCGCTCATGCGCGACCTGGAGATCCCGCTCATCCCGGTACTGGTGTCCATGGAGAAGGCGGGCATCACCATCGACCTGGGCGCGTTCAGCGACTTCCTGGACGACGTTTCCGACCAACTGGCCGAACTGACCCGCTCCATAATCGGCCACGCCGGTGAAGAGTTCAACATCCGCTCCAGCCAACAACTGGCCGTGGTCCTGTTCGACACCCTGGGCATCCAGGCGGGGATCAAAACCGCCACCGGCATGCGCTCCACCGCCAACCCGGTGCTGGAGAAAATCCGCGGCGCTCACCCCATTGTGGAGGATATTCTCGAATACCGCATGCTGGAAAAGCTGCGCTCCACCTACCTGGAGCCCCTACCCAAGCTGGTGGACGAGGATTCGCGCCTGCACACCAGCTTCAACCAGCTGGCCACAGCCACCGGACGCCTCTCCAGCTCGAAGCCCAACCTCCAGAACATTCCCATCCGGGGCAAGTATGGCCCGCGCATGCGCGCCTGCTTCACCGCCGCGCCGGGCAACAGCCTGGCCGCCGCCGACTACTCGCAGATCGAGCTGCGCGTGCTCGCCCACTTTTCCAAAGACCCGGCCCTGCTGGACGCCTTCCGCAACAATGAAGACATCCACTCCCGGACCGCCGCCCTGCTGGCCGACAAGTCCGTGGACGCGATTACCCCGGACGAGCGGCGCAACGCCAAGACCATCAACTTCGGTCTGATCTACGGCATGGGCGTACAAAAGCTGGCCCGCGAGCTGAAGATCACCCAGAACGAGGCCAAGGAATTCACCGAGCGCTATTTCGAAAAGCTCGCAACCCTCAAGGGATACTACGACTCCATCATCAAGGACGCCGAAACCGACGGCTTCGTGACCACCCTGGCCGGACGCCGTCGCCTGCTGCCCGAGCTGCACTCGCGCAACAACATGCAGGCCAGCGAGGCACGCCGCCAGGCCGTGAACACGGTCATCCAGGGCACCGCCGCCGACATCATCAAGATGGCCATGGTGGCCGCCTACGGCGACAAGGAGTTGAAGGCTCTCGGCGCGCGGCTTCTGCTCCAGGTGCACGATGAACTGATCATCGAGGCCCCGGAGGCGAATATCGAACAGGCAGGCGCGAGGCTGGTAGAGATCATGCAGCAGGCAGCCAAGCTCGACGTCCCCCTCAAGGTGGACATGGGCGTAGGCAGGAACTGGGCCGAGGCGCATTAA
- a CDS encoding DHH family phosphoesterase, which produces MALFRQLDEQVEQLLSLFSKEDNWLILINADPDALGSALALRRIMARKVNNAAIAQINEIKRPDNLSMIRYCRIPTQKLIPNLAAQFDKFALVDSQPHHNPEFKNFEFSVVIDHHPLDQENLVQADFVDIRPKYGAVCTMMTEYLYNMKIRPAKLLATALMYGIRCDTRTFERKFIDADMAAFKYLSKFADSKLMNRISRSEFHLDWMRYFSRAFYNLRRIGQGLFAHCGKVENPDILVIVADFFTRVHNVPWVVVSGTADDKLVCIFRGDGLRRDMGSMAQKLMNGLGSAGGHKEAARAEVELKELGDEDPEIFMLKRLGQGRKKTIRRI; this is translated from the coding sequence GTGGCACTTTTCAGACAGCTGGACGAACAGGTGGAGCAGTTGCTCTCCCTCTTCAGCAAAGAAGACAACTGGCTCATCCTCATCAACGCCGACCCGGACGCCCTGGGTTCGGCACTGGCGCTCCGTCGGATCATGGCCCGCAAGGTGAATAACGCGGCCATCGCGCAGATCAACGAGATCAAGCGGCCGGACAACCTGTCCATGATCCGCTATTGCCGGATACCGACCCAGAAACTGATCCCCAACCTGGCGGCCCAGTTCGATAAGTTCGCCCTGGTGGATTCCCAGCCGCACCACAATCCGGAGTTCAAGAACTTTGAATTTTCGGTGGTCATCGATCATCATCCCCTGGACCAGGAGAACCTCGTCCAGGCGGATTTCGTGGACATCCGGCCCAAGTACGGCGCGGTCTGCACCATGATGACCGAATATCTCTACAACATGAAGATCCGTCCGGCCAAACTTCTGGCCACGGCCCTCATGTACGGCATCCGCTGCGACACGCGCACCTTCGAGCGCAAGTTCATCGACGCGGACATGGCCGCCTTCAAGTACCTTTCCAAGTTCGCGGACTCCAAGCTGATGAACCGCATCAGCCGCAGCGAATTCCACCTGGACTGGATGCGCTATTTCTCACGCGCCTTCTACAATCTCCGGCGCATCGGCCAGGGCCTTTTCGCCCACTGCGGCAAGGTGGAGAACCCGGACATCCTGGTCATCGTGGCCGACTTCTTCACCCGGGTCCACAACGTGCCCTGGGTAGTGGTCTCGGGCACTGCCGACGACAAGCTCGTTTGCATCTTCCGGGGCGACGGCCTCAGGCGCGACATGGGCTCCATGGCCCAGAAGCTCATGAACGGGCTGGGCAGCGCGGGCGGCCACAAGGAAGCGGCGCGGGCCGAGGTCGAACTCAAGGAGCTGGGCGACGAAGACCCGGAAATCTTCATGCTCAAACGGCTGGGCCAGGGCCGAAAAAAGACCATCAGGCGCATCTGA
- a CDS encoding bifunctional adenosylcobinamide kinase/adenosylcobinamide-phosphate guanylyltransferase, with protein MITLVLGGNKSGKSDFALQLLAQCDGPGLFIATGKARDMEFREQIRLHRQSRGPGLEVMEVGGGLPQALKQAKLSFPSVLVDSLDYWLFACREAGDEEDKVRELLEVLGDWGNTDLILVSCEAGLGPLPGGSGVRAFIRSLGALNQGVAKAANQAFLVAAGLPLILKQG; from the coding sequence ATGATCACGCTTGTTCTCGGCGGCAACAAATCCGGCAAATCCGACTTTGCGCTCCAATTGTTGGCGCAATGCGATGGGCCGGGGCTGTTTATCGCCACAGGCAAGGCCCGGGACATGGAATTTCGAGAGCAAATCCGGCTTCACCGCCAAAGCCGGGGCCCCGGCCTGGAGGTCATGGAGGTGGGCGGGGGGTTGCCTCAAGCGCTCAAGCAGGCTAAATTGTCGTTTCCGTCCGTGTTGGTGGATTCCCTGGACTACTGGCTCTTCGCCTGCCGAGAGGCAGGAGACGAAGAGGACAAGGTCCGGGAATTGCTTGAAGTCCTGGGGGACTGGGGGAACACGGACCTGATACTGGTCTCATGTGAGGCCGGGCTTGGACCGCTGCCCGGAGGGAGCGGAGTCCGTGCGTTCATACGGAGTCTGGGCGCGCTCAATCAGGGCGTGGCCAAAGCGGCCAATCAGGCGTTCCTGGTGGCCGCAGGACTACCGTTAATCCTGAAACAGGGATAG
- the cbiR gene encoding cobamide remodeling phosphodiesterase CbiR, giving the protein MTGNSRKSPDGKRANSALGRHKTDTPVRKTRTDRFPFTVAAPSFVIPAGVAENSRHLAERYEEIGLLFFETESCLAYTGDDLPPDLAKLPVSWHVHMPLDLPWRDGLDAAWSKLAGLVAKASYLSPRCWVLHPPTEPDMLVPLAARFREAGIDPADVLLENVEESDLAALWPEAREGGYSTCLDLGHILAYGQHPVLELDGLWDTVRMLHVYAPGPGGKHLGLACLDPEGWTLLRAMLAAFKGDAVTLEVFDDRALALSVDLLAEHLNQWNGKK; this is encoded by the coding sequence ATGACCGGCAATTCACGCAAGAGCCCTGACGGCAAGAGGGCAAATTCTGCTCTCGGCAGACACAAAACCGACACACCTGTCCGAAAAACCCGGACAGACCGTTTCCCGTTCACTGTGGCCGCGCCCTCCTTTGTCATTCCCGCCGGAGTGGCCGAGAACAGTCGTCACCTTGCCGAGCGGTACGAAGAGATCGGACTGCTCTTCTTCGAGACCGAGTCCTGCCTGGCCTACACCGGGGACGACCTGCCCCCGGACCTTGCCAAGCTGCCGGTTTCGTGGCACGTCCACATGCCGCTCGACCTGCCGTGGCGGGACGGGCTGGACGCGGCCTGGTCCAAGTTGGCCGGACTCGTCGCAAAGGCGAGCTACCTGTCGCCGCGCTGCTGGGTGCTCCATCCGCCCACGGAGCCCGACATGCTGGTCCCGCTGGCGGCCAGATTCCGCGAGGCCGGGATCGACCCGGCGGACGTGTTGCTGGAGAACGTGGAGGAGAGCGACCTGGCGGCTCTCTGGCCCGAGGCCCGGGAGGGAGGATACTCCACCTGTCTGGACCTGGGACACATCCTGGCCTATGGCCAGCATCCGGTGCTCGAACTGGACGGGCTGTGGGACACGGTTCGCATGCTTCACGTATACGCGCCCGGTCCGGGTGGTAAGCACCTGGGCCTGGCCTGCCTTGACCCGGAAGGGTGGACTCTCCTGCGCGCCATGCTCGCCGCGTTCAAGGGAGACGCCGTCACCCTGGAAGTGTTCGACGACCGGGCCCTGGCCCTGTCCGTGGACCTGTTGGCGGAACACCTGAACCAATGGAATGGTAAAAAATGA